ATGCGCCGCACCACCGGTTCGGCGGCGAAGAGGTCTGGTACATCCGTCCGCCGACGGACCGCTGGCTGCCTGCGCCGACGCCGGTGGGAGCCGTCGTGGTGCCGCGCTACCTGGCCGGCGCCGAGACGACGCTGGAGCCGCTGCCACGCTCGGCTGCCCTCCAGGTGCTCCTGCAGCAGTCGTTCAGCGTGCCCAAGCATGGAGCGTTCGGCATCGGGACGCTGACGGACCTGCTGCAGGATGTCGAGTGCTATCGCCTGACCGTCGGCGACCTTGACGCCGCCATCGCCCTGCTGACCCAGCTCACGGAGTAACGGCGCCCGCGCCATCGCAGGACGGGATCGCGCAGTCAGGCTACGGAGAGCGGTACTCGGGGGCAGCAGTCGTGACGCGGCCGCGGCCTCGAACGTCGAGGCCCGCGGGTGCTGGCAGGTCGGCCAGGCGGCATCAGTAGTTGAGCGTCTCGGTCTGCAGGTACTCGGACGGCTGCGGGCCAGGGCCGAGATGGATCACCGTGAACGGCGTCCCGAACCCCAGCCAGCCAAGCTCGCGCGGCGTGAACCAGCGATTCTTCCGTGCCGCCGCGAGGACCGACGCCGAGTTGCCGAAGTCGAAGCGGCCCGTGGCGTCGTCGTAGCCCTCGGCCACGTAGTAGTGCTCCGAGGCCACCACGATCACCGGGAGGCCCGCCCGCACATCGGCGATCACGCGGTCCCAGTCGATGGAGTCCATCGACTCGCCCTGCTGGTGCGACGGTATCCCAAGCGATGCCAGCAGAGCCAGTTGCCCGCGCGGGCCGGTCATCCCCAGCCACGGGTTCCAGCCCACGTAGCGCGCAGCCGCCACCGCCTGATCTAGCGTCAGGTCCTGCCCCACCGCCCGCGCAAACGCCACGGCGGCCGCCGGCGCACAGGCCGCGTACGACTCCCAGTTGGACAGCCGCTGACCGTCCTTCAACTGGTCCGGCGTGATCGAGCGAAGCTCCGGCGGCTGCTCAGCCCAGGAACGATCCTTCGGGGCCGTCGGCTCGACGCCGGCCGTGCGCTTCAGCAGCGCCACCGTCCGCGCAGTGCGGTCCACCCCGTCCCAGGACAGCAGGAAGTCCGCTGCAACCCACCCCTGCGGGCCGTCAGGATGCTTGACCAGACGCCAGCGACGGCCGCCCTCCTCACGCTCCTCGCCCAGGTCGCGGACATCCGTGCCCTCGTCCACCAGGCGGATCTTCTCGCCAGCGCCCGGCTCGGAGCGCATCACCAGCCCCTGGAGGCCCACCCCGACCACCGCGAACGATGGCCGGCGCAGGGCGGCGCGGGTGGGGGCCGGCGGCAGCTCCAGTTCGACGGCGATCGGCTGCGGCAGCGGCACGATCTCGGCCGGGGCCTCCACCACCGGAACCGGGCGCGGCGCTTCCGACACGGTGAACGTCAGCAGCTCCCGCGCCCAGGGCGCAGGCAACTGCACGTCAAGATCCAGCCAGACGGGCAGCGCCGCCAGCAGTATCGCCAGGACGGGAACGATCCACGGAGCGCCGTGCTGAGAACGATTCCTCGGAACGGCCCCGGATCTCCAGGCCATTGCGCGCACTGCCATCGCGACCGCCGCACCTCCAGTCAGCATTCCATCAGCGCATCCCTCGATCTCCGGTCGCCATACGAGACGCTGGCGCGGCGATGGGTCGACGCTCACAGAACGGCGACCGAATAGTAGCCCAAACGACACCTGTTCCGTCGAGCAACGCCGGCCAGCGCCAGAACCGTGCAACCTACGGTATCCTCACCGCACCCGCCATGATCGCGCTGGGCCGTTCGGCGCGGTGGTATCTCGCAGCCGAGACCGGTGGAAAGGCTCACGATGGCCGCGACTCCCGATTCAGCAGATTCGTACATCGGTGCGCGGCTCAAGCGGCCCGACGGCCCGGCCAAGCTGACCGGCGAGGCGCGATACGCCGCCGACATCGCCCTGCCCAGCCTCGTGCACGTGCGGCTGCTGCTCAGCCCCCACGCGCACGCGCGCATCCTCTCGGTGAACGCCGCCGAGGCGCGCGAGGTGCCGGGCGTCGTCGCCGTGCTGACGGCGGCCGACCTTGCTCCGTACGTCAAGAGCGCCCCGCTCTCACGGGCCCGCTGCCTGCTGGCCGAGGGCGAGGTCCGCTTCTGCGGGCAGCCGGTCGTGGCCGTGGTGGCCGTCTCCGAGGCCATCGCCCAGGACGCCCTGGCCCTGGTGGACGTCGACTACGAAGAGCTGCCGGCCGTTCTGACCGCCGACGACGCCCTGGTCCCGGGCGCCCCTGCCGTCTGGCCGGACGGCATCCCCGGCGTCGGCGCGGAAGCGGCCGGGCACGGCGTCGAAGCCGCCGGTGCGGGCGTGGCCAGCCGTGGCGACGGCGACGGGCAGCCCATCCACTCCCCGAACGTCGCCGCGCGCGAGCGGATGGACCGGGGAAACATCGCTACCGGGCTGGCCGAGGCCGAGGTGACGATCCGCCGCACCTACCGCACGCCCATCGTGCACCAGGGGTACGTCGAGCCGCACGCCACCCTCGCCGCGCCGGAGCCGGGCGGCGGCCTGACCATCTGGTCGTCCACCCAGGGCGTCTTCCTGCCCCGTGAGGAGACGGCCCGCGTGCTCGGCTGGTCGGACTCGCAGATCCGGCTGATCCCCACGACGGTCGGCGGCGGCTTCGGCGGCAAGGGCGTCCTGCTGGAGCCGCTGGCTGGCGTGCTGGCCGTCATGCTCGCTCGGCCCGTGCGGATCGTGATGACCCGCATGGACGAGTTCCTGGCCGCCACGCCCGCGCCGCGCTGCCAGATCGAGCTGACCCTCGGGGCGAAGCGGGACGGCACGCTCACGGCCATCGACGCCCGCATCGTCTTCGACGCCGGCCTCTACCCTGGCTCACCCGTCACCAACGCGATGATCTACGTCGGCGGCTTCTACCGCGTCCCGCACCTGCGGCTGCGCGGCTACGACGTCGTCACCCACACCATCCCCCAGGGCGCCTATCGAGCACCCGGCGCGGTGCAGGGCGTCTTCGCCATCGAGCAGGCGATGGACGAGTTGGCGCGCGAGCTTGGCCGCGACCCCATCGATCTGCGACTGCAGAGCTGCATCGTCGAGGGCGACCTGATGCCACACGGGCAGCGCTGGGCGCGGATCGGGCTGCGCCAGTGCCTGGAGACGCTGCGCGAGCATCGGGCCTGGCAGACGCGGGATTCGCAGCAGACCGGTCCCAACGAGGGCGTCGGCGTGGCGCTCGGCGGCCTGATGGTGACGCTCCAGTCGGCCTCGGCGCTGGTGCGCCTGGAGGCGGACGGCACCATCACCACCGTGGTCGGCTCGGTGGACATCTCCGGCTCGAACACGGCGCTCTTGCAGATCGCCGCCGAGTCATTCGGGCTGCCCATCGAGCGGGTCGCGCTCTCCAATGCCGACAGCACCGGCGCGCCGCACTCCCCGATGTCCGGCGGCAGCAAGATCACGCTGGTGGTCGGCGCGGCCATCACCGAGGCCTGCGCGGACGCCCGTCAGCAGGTCTTCGACATCGCAGCGGATCAACTGGAGGCGGCCCCCGAAGACCTGGAGCTCGTCGACGGTCGTGTGCGGGTGCGGGGCGCGCCGGAGCGGACCATCGGGCTGGACCGCATCCACCAGCTCACGGCGATGATGTACGCACAGCATCCGCCGGTCCTGGGGCGCGGCAACGTCATCCTGAAGGTACGCGCCTCCGCGATGGCCGCCCACCTTGCGCGGGTCCGCGTCGATCCGGAGACCGGGCGCGTCGAGGTGCTGGAGTACGTGGCCGTCCACGACGTCGGTCGGGCCATCAACCCGGCCCTGGTCGAGGAGAACATCCACGGCGGCGTGTCGCAGGGCATCGGCTGGGCGCTCTACGAGCAGATGCTCTACGACGAGGGCGGCCGGCTGGTCACGTCGAGCCTGCTGGACTACACCCTGCCCGGCTCGCACCAGATCCCGCCCATCGAGTCGGTGATCCTGGAGATCCCGTCGCAGTCCGGGCCGTACGGGCTGCGCGGCGTCGGCGAGCCGCCGGTCATCCCGGTGGCCGCCACCATCGCGAACGCCGTCCATGCTGCCACCGGCCGCCGCCTGACCGAGATCCCGATCACCGCGCCGGCCGTGCTGCGGGCGCTCGCGGAGTAGCGAGCCGCACTCCGGTCGTCGCCCGCGTCGGCTCAGTCACGCCACCCGTCACGACCTACCGCGCACACCGGGCTGCCGCGAACCATCGCGCGCCACCCTTCGACCCACGACCCACGACCCTGGCTACTCGGTAACCGTCCAGTAGTAGTCGCCGGTGTAGCCGCACTCCTCGAAGATCCGCACCCAGGTCTCACGGTCGAAGTAGGTCAGCGCCGTGAGCTGCCACGCCTCGAACGCCCGGTGCTGCTCCTCGGTGAACCAGGAGTCCACCTGCAGGTAGCCGTGCCCGCCCGGCTTCTTGACCCGCTCAAGCTCGCGGATCGCCTGCTTGCACTCCTCCAGCGGGAGGTTGTGGAGCGTGTTGATCGAGAGCACCACGTCAAACGAGGCGTCCGCGAACGGCAGCGATGAGGCCGCCCCCCGCTTGAGGTACGGCTTGACGTCCGCCATCGCATGCTCGATGGCGTACTCCGAGATGTCCAGGCCGGCCACCTCGACGCCGGGGGCCACCCGACGAAGATCGTGCAGCAGGAAGCCCTTGCCACAGCCCACGTCCAGCACCCGCGTGCCAGCCGCGATGCCGTACGCATCGCGCAGGTCTTCAGCCACGCCGGTCCAGAAGCGCTCGTGGTAGGTGTAGCCGCCGTACCCCTGCGTCCTCGGGCCGTCGAAGTACGCCTGCCCGAACTGCTTGGCGATCCGGCGGTCCTCTTCGAGCACCTGCGGCCGAAGCTGGTTGCGGCCCTTCGAGACGGGGTAGCGAGCCAGCCGATTGATCTCTCTCAAGAGGCCCTCACCCGCGTCCTACTTCACGCCGCCCAGGCGCGCCGCCACCGTCGCCTTCAGGCCGTCCGCGAACGGCGTCAGCGTCAGGCCCGGCAGCGCCGACCGCAGCTTGCCGATGTCGAAGTCGCGGCGGCTGGTCCCACCAGACTTCGGCAGGTTGACGATCTCGAACGGCCTGGGCGAGAGCGCCTGCAGTTGCCTCGCAATCGAGCCGAAGTCGCGGCTCTCACCCGAGGCGACGTTGAAGACGCCCGTCGCGTCGGATGCGGCCAGCGCCGCCGCGATCGCGGCCACGTCGTCCACGTAGACGTGGTCGCGGATGTCGTCGCCCTCGCCGAACATGCTCAGCTTGCCATCGCTGATGATCTGGCTGATGAAGCGGTTCGGGCCGTACGAGTTGTGGGTGTCGCCCGCGCCGTAGACGCCCGTCGGCCGCACGATCACCAGCGGGACTTTCGCCGCGCCGCAGACGTTCGCCAGCACCCGCTCGCCGGCGTACTTGGCCAGGGCGTAGAAGTCGGCCGGCTCGACCGCCGAGGTCTCGGTCACGACCTCGTCGCTCATCGGGTACACCGCGTCCGAGCTGACGTACACGACCTTCTTGAACGGATGCCCCTCGACGTACCGCCCGACGTTCAGCGCCATCTGGAGATTGGCGTCGAGGGCGTCCACCGTCCGGCCCTTGTCCGGCGTGACCGCCGAGGCAAAAATCAACGTGGTGTCGGGGCCGGCCAGGGCGTCGAGCACGCCGAAGGCCGCACGGTCCGTCAGGTTGAGCGTCTTCGAGTTGAACCCGTGGACCGTTACGCTGTCCGCCTGGAGCCGCGCGCCAATCGCCTGCCCGAGAAAGCCCGTCGCCCCCAGCAGGACGACCGCCCCCGTTCCGTTACCGCTCATTCGTGGATGCTCTCCCACTTCATCGGCGCTGCCTGCAGCCTCGGGTCCGAGACGAACAGGTGCCAGACGACCGCCTGGAACGCCTCGCTGTGCGCCGTCACCGTCTCCGGGCTGATCGTCGGGACGATCACGCACTCGGTCGCCACCTTCTTCGTGTAGCCGCCGTCCCGCCCGACGATCCCGACGATTTTTGCCCCGACCTCAACGCCGACGTCCATCGCTTTGACGAGGTTCATGCTCACGTTGCGCCGCGGGTCGCCGCCACCCACCGAGAGGATCAGCAGCATGTCCTTGTTCGAGAGCTTGCTGCCCTTCAGCCAGTTTGCAAACGAGGTGTCCCAGCCGTCGTCGTTGATACGCGCCGTCAGCTCGGAGACGTTATCGGTCGGGGCGTACGCTTCGAAATGGGCGATCTTGCGGAAGTCGTTGACGGC
This Chloroflexota bacterium DNA region includes the following protein-coding sequences:
- a CDS encoding NAD(P)-dependent oxidoreductase, with the protein product MSGNGTGAVVLLGATGFLGQAIGARLQADSVTVHGFNSKTLNLTDRAAFGVLDALAGPDTTLIFASAVTPDKGRTVDALDANLQMALNVGRYVEGHPFKKVVYVSSDAVYPMSDEVVTETSAVEPADFYALAKYAGERVLANVCGAAKVPLVIVRPTGVYGAGDTHNSYGPNRFISQIISDGKLSMFGEGDDIRDHVYVDDVAAIAAALAASDATGVFNVASGESRDFGSIARQLQALSPRPFEIVNLPKSGGTSRRDFDIGKLRSALPGLTLTPFADGLKATVAARLGGVK
- a CDS encoding class I SAM-dependent methyltransferase → MREINRLARYPVSKGRNQLRPQVLEEDRRIAKQFGQAYFDGPRTQGYGGYTYHERFWTGVAEDLRDAYGIAAGTRVLDVGCGKGFLLHDLRRVAPGVEVAGLDISEYAIEHAMADVKPYLKRGAASSLPFADASFDVVLSINTLHNLPLEECKQAIRELERVKKPGGHGYLQVDSWFTEEQHRAFEAWQLTALTYFDRETWVRIFEECGYTGDYYWTVTE
- a CDS encoding xanthine dehydrogenase family protein molybdopterin-binding subunit; the protein is MAATPDSADSYIGARLKRPDGPAKLTGEARYAADIALPSLVHVRLLLSPHAHARILSVNAAEAREVPGVVAVLTAADLAPYVKSAPLSRARCLLAEGEVRFCGQPVVAVVAVSEAIAQDALALVDVDYEELPAVLTADDALVPGAPAVWPDGIPGVGAEAAGHGVEAAGAGVASRGDGDGQPIHSPNVAARERMDRGNIATGLAEAEVTIRRTYRTPIVHQGYVEPHATLAAPEPGGGLTIWSSTQGVFLPREETARVLGWSDSQIRLIPTTVGGGFGGKGVLLEPLAGVLAVMLARPVRIVMTRMDEFLAATPAPRCQIELTLGAKRDGTLTAIDARIVFDAGLYPGSPVTNAMIYVGGFYRVPHLRLRGYDVVTHTIPQGAYRAPGAVQGVFAIEQAMDELARELGRDPIDLRLQSCIVEGDLMPHGQRWARIGLRQCLETLREHRAWQTRDSQQTGPNEGVGVALGGLMVTLQSASALVRLEADGTITTVVGSVDISGSNTALLQIAAESFGLPIERVALSNADSTGAPHSPMSGGSKITLVVGAAITEACADARQQVFDIAADQLEAAPEDLELVDGRVRVRGAPERTIGLDRIHQLTAMMYAQHPPVLGRGNVILKVRASAMAAHLARVRVDPETGRVEVLEYVAVHDVGRAINPALVEENIHGGVSQGIGWALYEQMLYDEGGRLVTSSLLDYTLPGSHQIPPIESVILEIPSQSGPYGLRGVGEPPVIPVAATIANAVHAATGRRLTEIPITAPAVLRALAE